One segment of Anatilimnocola aggregata DNA contains the following:
- a CDS encoding PQQ-binding-like beta-propeller repeat protein, with translation MRWLLPLVCLAGCGTSVSVPSASVAQSPAVPTTFVAASAPAKDWPQWMGPQRNDVWDETGIVEKFPESGLPVVWRTKIGGGYAGPAVVGDRVYVMDYQRKEGALQNDPGTRNELKGTERVLCLSANDGSLLWKHEYECPYAISYANGPRCTPTVHGDKVYTLGAEGNLFCLEAATGKVVWSKEFKVDYQAPTPIWGFTSHPLVDGNKLFCLVGGPGSTVVAFDKDSGKELWKALSAPDAGYCPPTMITAGGTKQLLIWHPESLNSLNPENGDVYWSEPLAPQYGMSVAAPVKSGDYLYASSIGDIGGVWKLDQTKPAVQEVWIGDNKTAVYVCNSTVHVDKGVVFGSDCRGGQFRAVDLETGKRLWETFKPTTGDRRASHGTAFVVKNGEKFFLFSETGDLILANLNREAYEEISRFHVLKPTSEAFGREVVWSHPAFANRSVYARNDEEIVCVSLAK, from the coding sequence ATGCGTTGGCTTTTGCCCCTCGTCTGCCTGGCCGGTTGCGGCACTTCGGTTTCGGTGCCCAGCGCATCGGTCGCTCAGTCGCCGGCCGTTCCGACCACCTTCGTGGCCGCCAGTGCTCCGGCGAAAGATTGGCCGCAGTGGATGGGCCCGCAGCGGAACGATGTGTGGGACGAGACCGGCATCGTGGAGAAGTTTCCCGAGAGTGGCTTGCCCGTGGTCTGGCGCACCAAGATTGGTGGCGGCTACGCGGGGCCTGCGGTTGTGGGGGACCGCGTGTATGTGATGGATTATCAGCGGAAGGAAGGGGCCCTACAGAACGATCCAGGGACGCGTAACGAGTTGAAGGGAACCGAGCGGGTCCTGTGCCTGAGCGCAAATGATGGCAGCCTGCTGTGGAAGCACGAATACGAATGCCCGTATGCCATTTCGTATGCCAACGGCCCGCGCTGCACGCCGACCGTGCATGGCGATAAGGTTTACACGCTCGGTGCCGAGGGGAATCTTTTCTGCCTGGAAGCAGCCACCGGCAAAGTAGTCTGGTCGAAGGAATTCAAGGTGGATTACCAGGCCCCAACGCCGATCTGGGGCTTCACCAGCCATCCGCTGGTCGACGGCAACAAACTGTTCTGTCTCGTGGGTGGCCCCGGTTCAACGGTTGTTGCTTTCGATAAGGACAGCGGCAAGGAATTGTGGAAGGCGCTCTCCGCGCCCGATGCCGGCTATTGCCCGCCGACGATGATCACTGCAGGGGGAACTAAGCAATTGCTCATTTGGCATCCCGAGTCGCTCAACAGTTTGAATCCGGAGAATGGCGATGTTTATTGGAGCGAACCGCTGGCGCCGCAGTACGGCATGTCGGTCGCAGCACCGGTCAAGTCGGGAGACTACCTCTACGCCAGCAGCATTGGCGATATCGGCGGCGTCTGGAAACTCGATCAGACGAAACCTGCAGTGCAGGAAGTTTGGATCGGCGACAATAAGACGGCGGTCTACGTGTGCAACAGCACCGTACACGTCGACAAAGGCGTGGTCTTCGGTTCTGACTGCCGCGGCGGGCAATTCCGGGCCGTCGATCTGGAAACGGGCAAGCGCTTGTGGGAAACCTTTAAGCCCACGACCGGCGACCGCCGCGCTAGCCACGGCACTGCCTTCGTCGTGAAGAACGGAGAGAAGTTCTTTCTCTTCAGCGAAACAGGTGACCTGATTCTCGCGAACCTCAATCGCGAAGCTTATGAAGAGATCAGCCGATTTCACGTCTTAAAGCCCACCTCCGAAGCCTTTGGCCGCGAAGTGGTCTGGAGCCATCCCGCATTCGCCAACCGCAGTGTTTACGCGCGGAACGATGAAGAGATTGTGTGCGTGTCGCTGGCGAAGTGA
- a CDS encoding formylmethanofuran dehydrogenase subunit B, protein MVPTPATASELPNIVPDVTCTACGCLCDDIELTIEGQRITAAKQACALGKSRFLSFRNEPRPTCFLQGQPATLAAGIERAAQLLTAAKYPLVFGLTETTIAAQRAAVAIADWLGAVVDATAGDYHGASGLAFPKVGESTCSLGEVKNRGDLILFWGTDPAESHPRHFERYSLQPAGLFVPRGRADRTCVVIDVRQNKTAEQADQLIAVKPGSDFEAIWTLRALLAGIEVDPEQVATTTGQSLDVWKQLLAQLKRAKYGVIFFGAGITQTRGQHANGDALRALTRDLNRHTRFVCRLNRAECNSSGADNVAAWQTGYALGVNLAQGYPRFSPGEYTAAAVLTRQEADAALIVSGNPLAQLPSPAKAHLATIPLIALHSQFNSTTPAADVVFNVATSGIEIPGTMYRFDDVPVPLHSVFTATQPSDHEVLLAIEQRVKELKKSK, encoded by the coding sequence ATGGTGCCCACTCCAGCTACTGCGTCTGAATTGCCGAACATCGTGCCCGATGTTACCTGCACCGCATGCGGCTGCCTGTGCGACGATATTGAACTGACCATTGAAGGCCAGCGGATTACCGCAGCCAAACAAGCATGCGCGCTGGGCAAATCGCGGTTCCTCAGTTTTCGAAATGAACCTCGCCCAACTTGTTTCCTTCAAGGACAGCCAGCCACGTTGGCCGCGGGCATCGAACGGGCCGCTCAGTTGCTGACAGCGGCTAAGTATCCACTGGTCTTCGGCTTGACCGAAACCACCATCGCCGCCCAGCGCGCGGCAGTGGCGATTGCCGATTGGCTGGGCGCTGTTGTCGACGCCACCGCTGGCGATTATCACGGAGCGAGTGGGCTGGCCTTTCCCAAGGTCGGCGAATCGACCTGCTCGCTGGGCGAAGTAAAGAACCGCGGCGACCTCATTCTTTTCTGGGGAACCGATCCCGCCGAAAGCCATCCCCGGCACTTCGAGCGTTACAGCTTGCAACCAGCAGGCCTGTTCGTGCCGCGGGGAAGAGCGGACCGGACTTGTGTCGTGATCGATGTGCGGCAGAACAAAACCGCTGAGCAGGCCGACCAGTTGATCGCTGTGAAGCCCGGCAGCGATTTCGAAGCGATTTGGACGTTGCGGGCTTTGCTCGCCGGGATTGAAGTCGATCCAGAGCAAGTCGCCACGACTACAGGCCAATCGCTTGACGTTTGGAAACAACTTCTCGCGCAGCTGAAGCGTGCCAAGTACGGTGTGATCTTCTTCGGGGCAGGCATAACTCAAACGCGCGGCCAGCATGCCAATGGCGATGCGCTGCGCGCGTTGACGCGCGACTTGAATCGGCATACGCGTTTCGTCTGCCGGTTGAATCGCGCTGAGTGCAATAGCTCGGGAGCAGATAACGTGGCTGCCTGGCAAACCGGATACGCGCTGGGCGTGAATCTCGCCCAGGGTTATCCACGCTTTAGTCCCGGTGAGTATACAGCTGCCGCAGTGCTCACCCGCCAAGAAGCGGATGCGGCGCTGATCGTCTCTGGCAATCCACTCGCGCAGTTGCCCTCGCCCGCGAAAGCTCACCTGGCCACAATTCCGCTGATCGCACTTCATTCCCAGTTTAATTCGACGACGCCAGCCGCAGACGTGGTCTTTAACGTTGCCACCAGCGGCATTGAAATCCCCGGCACCATGTACCGGTTCGATGACGTTCCCGTTCCTCTGCACAGCGTCTTCACCGCGACTCAGCCCAGCGATCATGAAGTGCTGCTGGCCATCGAGCAGCGCGTGAAAGAATTGAAGAAGTCAAAGTAA
- the nrdR gene encoding transcriptional regulator NrdR — protein sequence MRCPFCRVDNDRVIDSRVSQDGFAIRRRRECLHCKRRFTTYERLEEMGIKVVKKNNVREPFDREKIRSGLAKACWKRPVSDEQIEQIVSLIESDVYATGETEIDSHLLGEMVMARLAAVDQVAFVRFASVYRRFQDIRDFVDELQPILKKNAKGS from the coding sequence ATGCGTTGTCCGTTTTGCCGCGTCGATAACGACCGCGTGATCGATTCACGCGTGAGCCAGGATGGCTTTGCCATTCGCCGACGGCGGGAATGCCTGCATTGCAAGCGACGCTTCACCACCTACGAACGCCTGGAAGAAATGGGCATCAAGGTGGTGAAGAAGAACAATGTGCGCGAGCCTTTCGATCGCGAGAAAATCCGCTCGGGACTGGCTAAAGCTTGCTGGAAACGCCCGGTCAGCGACGAACAGATCGAGCAGATCGTGTCGCTGATCGAGAGCGACGTTTACGCCACCGGCGAGACGGAAATCGATAGTCATCTGCTCGGCGAAATGGTCATGGCCCGGCTCGCCGCGGTCGACCAGGTGGCCTTCGTCCGCTTCGCCAGCGTCTATCGACGTTTTCAAGACATTCGCGACTTCGTCGACGAACTGCAGCCCATTCTCAAGAAGAATGCCAAGGGCTCATAA
- a CDS encoding chemotaxis protein CheB: MAKRQQEKEPVPKTGKTPAEQAPARLTMTASHEPAFYTVGMGGSAGGLEAFGQFFAHLPPNTGMAFVLVSHLDPTHKALLAELLQHSTQMKVTEAEDGMVVRPNAVYVIPPNTDLSIKNGRLHLLEPSAPRGLRMPIDFFFRQLAADQHDKAIAIVLSGMGSDGTLGIKAIKENSGLVLVQDPASAKFAAMPESARNSGRVDVMASAEELPVRLLQFLARAPVPVPVSTVVDDESNTALPNVFTLLRLQTGNDFSNYKPTTILRRIERRMNVHQLDSQAAYVRYLRDHPQEVDLLYKELLIGVTSFFRDRGLFDYLGQTAIPALLSSRADDRPLRVWVPACSTGEEAYSIAITIKESLARSNLARQPKVQIFATDIDSDSISKARQGLFSASIAADVSPQRLERYFVRDGDGYRVGKEIRELVVFAPQNLLGDPPFTKLEIVCCRNFFIYVNSEMQQKLLSLMHYSLIPRGLLILGSAESIGNLGHLFAPLDKKWKVFQRQETARRPILEMSPLHVPREPSPVPPAEKSLPTSTDIPYAAQRALLDFYAPPSVVVNSEGDIVYVNGRTGRYLEPSSGKVNINIFAMARDGLREELVPAFRKAKKDKATVVVSGIQVNCNGSHISVNLTIQPFVEPANLLGTYLLIFEEQAPTPEQNQARKKKATTKRSTASATELEDRLRATQELLQATMEEKEANQEELRSLNEELQSNNEELQSTNEELTTSKEELQSLNEEMQSVNAELRDKLDEQSQTNNDMANLLNGIEIATIFLDSHLCVKRFTPKATRIVNFIAGDLGRPLHDLVTKLKYNRLVEDARQVLETLIPQEAQLQDLDGHWYQIRVLPYRTTDNKIDGVVCTFTEITTLKQAEAELQAARALAENVIATIREPLLILDANLRVVSASRSFYSIFQQNRTATEGRLIFDLGDRQWDIPELRKLLETILPENTTFDDFWVEHDFPRLGPRVLLLNARRVLGNDNQSGLILLAIEDVTKPT, encoded by the coding sequence ATGGCCAAACGCCAGCAGGAAAAAGAACCGGTTCCCAAGACAGGGAAAACTCCTGCCGAACAGGCTCCTGCGCGGCTAACAATGACCGCTTCGCATGAACCCGCGTTTTATACGGTTGGGATGGGTGGCTCCGCTGGCGGACTGGAGGCCTTCGGGCAGTTCTTTGCCCACTTGCCACCCAACACGGGCATGGCTTTTGTGCTTGTCTCGCATCTCGACCCTACCCACAAGGCTTTGCTCGCGGAGTTGCTGCAGCATTCGACGCAGATGAAGGTGACGGAAGCCGAAGACGGCATGGTCGTACGACCAAACGCCGTGTATGTCATTCCGCCCAACACTGATTTGTCGATTAAGAACGGCCGGTTGCATCTGCTCGAACCTTCGGCCCCGCGCGGCCTGCGAATGCCGATCGACTTCTTTTTTCGCCAATTGGCTGCCGATCAGCACGACAAGGCAATTGCCATCGTCCTGTCGGGGATGGGCTCGGATGGCACCTTGGGAATCAAGGCGATCAAGGAAAACTCCGGCCTGGTGCTGGTTCAAGATCCAGCTTCGGCCAAATTCGCAGCCATGCCCGAGAGTGCCCGGAACAGCGGGCGGGTCGATGTGATGGCCTCGGCTGAGGAACTTCCTGTTCGGTTGCTGCAATTCCTCGCGCGTGCTCCGGTCCCCGTGCCTGTCTCCACAGTTGTTGACGACGAGTCAAATACCGCGCTGCCGAATGTCTTTACCCTGCTGCGGTTGCAAACCGGCAACGACTTCTCGAACTACAAACCAACCACCATTCTCCGCCGCATCGAGCGTCGGATGAACGTCCACCAACTCGATTCTCAAGCCGCCTACGTACGCTATCTGCGCGATCATCCACAGGAGGTAGACCTGCTGTACAAAGAACTGCTGATTGGTGTGACGAGCTTCTTCCGAGATCGAGGGCTATTCGACTACCTTGGGCAAACCGCCATTCCCGCACTGCTTTCATCGCGCGCCGACGATCGTCCGCTGCGCGTTTGGGTGCCGGCCTGTTCGACAGGCGAAGAAGCCTATTCGATAGCCATCACCATCAAGGAGTCGCTCGCCCGGTCGAACCTTGCGCGGCAGCCCAAGGTACAGATCTTCGCCACCGATATCGACAGCGATTCGATCTCGAAAGCCCGCCAGGGATTGTTCTCGGCCAGCATTGCCGCGGATGTCTCACCGCAGCGTCTCGAGCGCTACTTCGTCCGCGACGGGGACGGCTATCGAGTCGGCAAAGAGATTCGCGAGTTAGTGGTGTTTGCCCCGCAAAACCTGCTGGGCGATCCACCCTTCACCAAACTGGAAATAGTCTGTTGCCGGAACTTTTTCATTTATGTGAATAGCGAAATGCAGCAGAAGTTGCTCTCGCTGATGCACTACTCCCTGATTCCCCGTGGCCTGTTGATTTTGGGATCGGCCGAGAGCATCGGCAACCTTGGTCACCTGTTTGCACCGCTCGACAAAAAGTGGAAGGTCTTTCAACGTCAGGAAACTGCGCGACGGCCGATCCTCGAAATGTCTCCACTCCACGTTCCCCGGGAACCAAGCCCTGTGCCACCTGCCGAAAAGTCGCTCCCCACCTCCACCGACATTCCTTATGCGGCCCAGCGTGCGCTGCTCGACTTCTATGCGCCGCCATCGGTGGTGGTGAATTCGGAAGGCGATATCGTCTACGTGAACGGCCGTACCGGCAGGTATCTCGAACCTTCGTCGGGCAAGGTCAACATCAACATCTTTGCCATGGCTCGTGACGGCCTGCGGGAGGAATTAGTTCCCGCGTTTCGCAAGGCGAAAAAAGACAAAGCGACTGTTGTCGTCAGCGGCATTCAGGTGAATTGCAATGGCAGCCACATCAGTGTGAATCTGACCATCCAGCCGTTCGTCGAACCGGCCAACTTACTTGGCACTTACTTGCTGATCTTCGAAGAGCAAGCCCCTACACCGGAGCAAAATCAAGCGCGCAAGAAGAAAGCTACTACAAAGCGTTCGACTGCAAGTGCCACCGAGTTGGAAGACCGCTTGCGGGCCACTCAAGAGTTGCTGCAAGCGACGATGGAAGAGAAAGAAGCCAATCAAGAAGAGCTGCGTTCGCTTAACGAGGAACTGCAATCGAATAACGAGGAACTGCAAAGCACCAACGAAGAGTTAACCACTTCCAAGGAAGAACTGCAGTCCCTGAATGAAGAGATGCAATCGGTCAATGCCGAACTGCGAGACAAACTCGACGAGCAGTCGCAAACCAACAACGATATGGCGAACCTGCTCAATGGCATTGAGATCGCCACGATCTTTCTCGACAGCCACTTGTGCGTAAAACGTTTCACGCCGAAGGCGACGCGAATCGTCAACTTCATAGCCGGTGACTTAGGACGCCCACTGCACGACCTGGTCACCAAGTTGAAGTACAACCGTCTGGTTGAGGATGCCCGCCAAGTTCTAGAAACACTGATTCCTCAAGAGGCCCAATTGCAGGATCTCGATGGCCATTGGTACCAAATTCGAGTCCTGCCCTACCGCACGACCGACAACAAGATCGACGGTGTGGTATGCACCTTTACCGAAATTACCACCCTCAAGCAAGCTGAGGCCGAACTTCAGGCCGCCCGGGCGCTCGCCGAAAACGTGATCGCCACGATTCGCGAACCGCTACTCATACTGGATGCCAATCTGCGTGTGGTTTCGGCCAGTCGCTCGTTCTACTCCATTTTTCAACAGAACCGCACCGCCACCGAAGGCCGCCTGATCTTCGATTTGGGTGACCGGCAGTGGGATATTCCCGAATTAAGAAAGCTGCTGGAAACCATCCTGCCCGAGAACACCACGTTCGACGACTTTTGGGTCGAGCATGACTTTCCGCGACTGGGACCGAGGGTCTTGCTCCTTAACGCGCGGCGCGTACTCGGCAACGACAATCAATCCGGTCTTATCCTGCTAGCCATCGAAGATGTGACCAAACCAACTTAA
- a CDS encoding PAS domain-containing sensor histidine kinase, producing the protein MKRNDQVSGKRNSMADLRDQGEKRLVGQPAKSIDALNEVDVRALVHELQVHQIELEMQNEELVQAQLVADEASRRYADLFDFAPTAYFLWDQRGTIHELNFAGASLLRLERSAAIGLRFGQFVCLRNRAAFTNFCRHAIDAELKQTCNVGLLLGEEVLIEGLAAHPAHGSGPSFSGDNSASARLCRATVIDLSERRAAEETLRESEARHRLLVDHSSDLISRFALNGQWLYLSPSCHALLGYAAQELVGQYPFTYIHRDDHGRCQLFFAEMIRTGQLQTATFRMRRADGRYIWFETHGRVVKERAAEPEMVCTARDVTQRLEASRKLRQREAELAQSERLNTMGQMTAELAHELNQPLCAIANFADASLHRMKNGAIAGAEEADVRVWVSHISQQAHRAGNVIKRLMQFVRTGELERQRLCLNDLIRGVEVLLEFGVRSKGTHVEYQLAPQLPPVLADRLLIEQVVLNLVRNAAEAMEETPSEQRRLIVRTFHEASYVGVAIQDSGRGLPPETSHLLFEPYFTTKPAGSGLGLVISRNTTTAHEGRIWGENNPDCGATFQFLLPVAPVFSLGPNQVRHVA; encoded by the coding sequence ATGAAGCGCAACGATCAGGTAAGCGGCAAGCGCAATTCAATGGCGGACCTGCGCGATCAGGGGGAAAAGCGTTTGGTTGGCCAACCGGCCAAATCAATCGACGCCTTGAACGAAGTCGACGTGCGGGCGCTCGTCCACGAACTGCAAGTTCATCAGATCGAACTGGAAATGCAGAACGAGGAGTTGGTGCAGGCGCAACTGGTCGCTGACGAAGCGTCGCGCCGCTACGCTGACCTTTTCGATTTCGCCCCCACGGCCTATTTTCTCTGGGACCAGCGGGGCACAATCCATGAACTAAATTTCGCGGGTGCATCCTTGTTACGGCTGGAACGGAGTGCGGCCATTGGACTGCGCTTCGGTCAGTTTGTCTGCTTGCGGAATCGTGCAGCCTTTACCAACTTCTGCCGTCATGCGATCGATGCCGAACTGAAGCAGACGTGCAACGTCGGTTTGCTGCTGGGAGAAGAAGTGTTGATTGAGGGTCTGGCCGCGCACCCCGCGCACGGATCGGGTCCCTCATTCAGTGGCGATAATTCTGCGTCCGCGCGGCTCTGCCGCGCAACGGTAATCGATCTCAGCGAGCGGCGGGCTGCGGAAGAAACGCTCCGAGAAAGCGAGGCTCGTCACCGCCTACTTGTCGATCATTCTTCGGATTTAATCAGTCGCTTCGCGCTGAATGGGCAGTGGCTCTACTTGTCGCCTTCCTGTCATGCGCTCTTAGGGTATGCGGCCCAAGAGTTGGTCGGTCAGTATCCATTCACCTATATTCATCGCGACGATCACGGGCGTTGCCAGTTGTTCTTCGCCGAAATGATCCGCACCGGACAGTTGCAGACTGCCACGTTCCGCATGCGCCGGGCCGATGGACGATACATCTGGTTCGAAACTCACGGGCGAGTAGTGAAAGAACGTGCCGCCGAACCAGAAATGGTCTGCACGGCGCGCGATGTTACCCAGCGTCTTGAGGCCAGTCGTAAGCTTCGCCAGCGTGAGGCAGAACTAGCTCAGTCCGAACGGCTCAATACCATGGGCCAAATGACCGCGGAGTTGGCTCACGAATTGAATCAACCATTGTGCGCCATCGCAAATTTTGCAGACGCCTCGCTGCACCGGATGAAAAATGGTGCGATCGCCGGTGCCGAGGAGGCCGACGTACGCGTCTGGGTGTCGCACATTTCGCAGCAGGCGCATCGCGCGGGGAATGTAATCAAACGATTGATGCAGTTTGTCCGCACCGGCGAACTGGAGCGTCAGCGACTTTGCCTGAACGACCTGATCCGTGGTGTTGAAGTGCTGCTGGAGTTTGGCGTGCGCAGTAAAGGAACACATGTCGAGTATCAATTGGCTCCGCAACTCCCCCCGGTGCTCGCCGACCGGTTGCTGATCGAACAAGTCGTGCTAAATCTGGTCCGCAATGCGGCTGAAGCGATGGAAGAAACGCCCAGCGAGCAGCGGCGCTTGATCGTGCGCACCTTTCACGAAGCGAGTTACGTTGGCGTCGCGATTCAAGACTCCGGTCGCGGTCTGCCGCCGGAGACGAGCCACCTGCTGTTCGAACCCTATTTCACCACCAAGCCAGCAGGTAGCGGCTTGGGTCTGGTGATCAGTCGAAACACCACCACCGCGCACGAGGGAAGGATTTGGGGAGAGAACAACCCGGACTGCGGAGCTACGTTTCAGTTCCTGTTGCCGGTCGCTCCCGTGTTTTCACTAGGTCCGAACCAGGTCAGGCACGTCGCCTGA
- a CDS encoding DUF1877 family protein, which produces MLGRGYYLALAREHAKRLFGMKEDAELAAFMDELKTAPEMKKSDRVLDIGSVWDPLHRIMTDGELDPSGGDFPESHIVLGGRQLHHGSDFSSILIRPDMVGFVSEALNGLKQIEVRAKFDALPASYTKPRGDKEFAELWLAVQKMRVFFDAAAENLEAVVFTVKYA; this is translated from the coding sequence GTGTTAGGACGAGGCTACTACCTCGCGCTGGCTCGCGAACATGCGAAGCGATTGTTCGGTATGAAGGAGGACGCCGAACTGGCGGCCTTCATGGACGAGTTGAAAACGGCTCCCGAAATGAAGAAGAGCGATCGGGTTCTCGATATCGGCAGCGTGTGGGATCCGCTGCATCGCATCATGACCGATGGCGAACTCGACCCCAGCGGCGGCGACTTTCCCGAAAGCCACATCGTCCTCGGTGGACGCCAACTCCATCACGGCAGCGACTTCAGCTCGATCTTGATTCGCCCCGACATGGTGGGCTTCGTTTCCGAAGCGCTGAATGGACTAAAACAGATTGAAGTCCGCGCGAAATTCGATGCGCTCCCTGCTTCGTACACCAAACCGCGTGGCGATAAAGAATTCGCAGAACTCTGGCTGGCCGTGCAGAAGATGCGTGTCTTCTTCGACGCCGCCGCGGAGAACCTGGAAGCGGTCGTGTTCACGGTGAAGTACGCATAA
- the ispD gene encoding 2-C-methyl-D-erythritol 4-phosphate cytidylyltransferase codes for MATFAVILPAAGKSSRFGDAFYKKPFAPLENRPVWMHAAEKFSNRPEVKQLLIVISPEDKDDFDEKFGGNAAMMGIEVVVGGTERSDSVQAALSRVRDDIDFVAVHDAARPCVAEEWIDRVFAAAEQTGAALLAAPVTATLKRVGNDKIIRETVPRETLWEAQTPQVFRRQLLLDAYARRGTELATDDAQLVERLPHPVTVVPCSAMNLKITSKDDLRLAAAILKVLPKPTLLSAPHPFADDHLWR; via the coding sequence GTGGCTACGTTCGCTGTCATCTTACCTGCGGCCGGCAAAAGCAGCCGGTTTGGTGACGCATTCTATAAGAAGCCGTTCGCTCCGCTGGAGAATCGTCCAGTCTGGATGCATGCCGCGGAGAAGTTTTCGAATCGCCCCGAGGTCAAGCAACTGCTGATTGTGATCTCGCCCGAAGATAAGGACGACTTCGACGAAAAGTTTGGCGGCAATGCCGCGATGATGGGAATCGAAGTTGTGGTCGGTGGTACAGAGCGCAGCGATTCTGTCCAAGCTGCCCTTTCGCGAGTTCGCGACGACATCGACTTTGTCGCCGTGCATGATGCAGCTCGTCCTTGTGTGGCCGAAGAGTGGATCGACCGCGTCTTTGCCGCTGCCGAACAAACAGGTGCCGCGCTGTTGGCCGCGCCGGTGACTGCCACTCTTAAGCGAGTCGGTAACGACAAAATCATTCGCGAGACGGTCCCCCGCGAAACGTTGTGGGAAGCGCAGACGCCGCAAGTTTTTCGTCGGCAATTGTTGCTCGACGCTTACGCGCGGCGCGGCACTGAACTGGCGACCGACGACGCTCAACTGGTCGAGCGGTTGCCGCACCCGGTGACCGTGGTGCCGTGCTCTGCCATGAATTTAAAAATCACGTCGAAAGACGACCTTCGCCTGGCAGCCGCCATTTTGAAAGTCCTCCCCAAGCCTACGCTGCTGAGTGCCCCGCATCCGTTCGCCGACGATCATCTTTGGCGGTGA
- a CDS encoding (Fe-S)-binding protein gives MPTIGLFIPCYVDQLFPKVGLATLDLLESLGQTVEFPAAQTCCGQPMANTGCVNDARPLARRFLEIFQPYDYVVAPSGSCVAMVRHHYEELLHGEPGFEELKAKTFELCEFLTDVLKIEKLPGRFPHRVGLHQSCHGLRELRLGSCSEVMGPQFSKVKQVLQMIEGIEFVPLTRPDECCGFGGTFAVSEEAVSCLMGEDRVADHEQAGAEVLTANDMSCLMHLDGIIRRQKKPIRVLHVAEILSGSAT, from the coding sequence ATGCCCACCATCGGCCTGTTCATTCCCTGTTACGTCGACCAGCTGTTTCCCAAAGTGGGTCTGGCCACGCTCGATTTGCTGGAGAGCCTAGGGCAAACCGTTGAGTTTCCCGCGGCGCAAACGTGCTGTGGCCAGCCGATGGCAAACACGGGTTGCGTGAACGATGCCCGCCCGTTGGCCAGGCGATTCTTGGAAATCTTTCAGCCCTACGATTATGTGGTGGCGCCGTCTGGCAGCTGTGTCGCTATGGTCCGGCATCATTACGAAGAACTGTTGCACGGCGAACCGGGCTTCGAAGAACTAAAGGCCAAGACCTTCGAGCTGTGCGAGTTTCTGACCGACGTGCTGAAGATCGAGAAGTTGCCGGGGCGATTTCCACATCGCGTGGGGCTGCATCAAAGTTGTCACGGCCTGCGCGAGTTGCGACTCGGCAGCTGCAGCGAAGTAATGGGCCCGCAATTCAGCAAAGTGAAGCAAGTCTTGCAAATGATCGAAGGAATCGAGTTCGTTCCTTTGACTCGCCCCGACGAATGCTGCGGCTTCGGCGGCACTTTCGCCGTGAGCGAGGAGGCTGTGTCTTGCCTGATGGGCGAAGACCGCGTGGCCGATCATGAGCAGGCCGGTGCAGAAGTTCTCACCGCCAACGACATGTCGTGCTTAATGCATCTTGACGGTATTATTCGCCGTCAGAAGAAGCCGATTCGTGTGCTGCACGTCGCCGAGATTCTGTCGGGGAGTGCCACATGA